tttatgagtcttggggtactctatcgagtaggccttactctgtcgagtaagggagttttgcgatataaaatagtttctgacctgttgggtactcgatcgagtaactagggtactcgatcgagtaagggggcactcgatcgagtaccttagctactcgatcgagtaagccgtttcgagggctgttttgtcgggttttgttaataatgcgattaaagtataaaacacttccgtcattgtttccaaatcacttttccaaaacctaaatttctgtttaagagagaaagcaaacaagttcatcttcttaatcgcattcttagcaattctcggagttcggacggtcagttcttgtcgttgtttataccgttgagttccttgcgtcgagggtaagatctatgtaccctttttattgtctttcctttgatttggttaaaccctaattttgggattgggggtttttatgatttgttatggttagattgtgattatgtgattatgtgataggagaaggatttgtaaaggagaggttttgagatagctgctagatcgtctgatgattgtgttgctttccgggtaggatttcctactcggtattagtcccataatgggatgattgttgatgtgttaagattgattgtttgatatagtaattgtattgactacaatttgtgattgtgattgtacatgtTGTTGATAGATTCGGACGAttgttgattttgtgattgtgattggttgcctatggttctcgagatgcgttctcggctgagtggagtcacttgcgggagtggcttcacgccctagtttcgcccttcgtggaacccgccacggaaggggatgtgcacattaatgggacagggttatccctcggtatgatgagcggggcttaggtgggaatggctgcggtcccccatcgcggtaatgggtccggtggacgatgatgattgagatgattggagttggttggttgtgtatgtgtgtgatTAAGGCATCGCTTATCTTATTGCgacatgtatattaattgtgtgattagtcgacccgtttaaatgttttaaaaactatggtgatccattcggggtggtgagcgatttgcttagcagggtatatcttggatacgcgtgggatctagtggggatggagtcatcacatatcgagtctttagtcttccgctgtgtttgttaggacagttcctttcagttggtttatagtttgagaacagttgtattttgcttacagttggttttgtaatgtaatcacttaaacttatttaataaagtatgtttcttcattgtcttatgattatcatgcctcgggtaaccgagatggtggcatccttacacctgagtggtcctggtaaggcacttggagtatgggggtgttacatgtgatactacgaatgttttgattTATTATTGTGACATCTTGTAATAAAGATTGGTGTAGTTGATTAGTCGTAAATTGGATAGTTCTCAAATGTGTGgatgtttataaatgttgttgtgatagttgtgggcgaacttcgagacgaagttcattttaaggggggaagactgtaataccccgtaatttaataatatttatgagaataatttatgtaatttaaataattaattaatgacatttcTGATAATAAATGCATATAAAGACGttaataaataataaagtaagtaagccaAGTCGGGAATCGGGCTTAGCTAGTAATAAGACCTTGGGCCGTGTGAAATAGATATGGGCTGATTAtgttaggcctagtatgagtggTAGTCGAGATTTAAAACGGGCCGGgatttaataaaaaaataatgataataataatatggtaattacatatttttcctaattgatttccaaTAAGtttaacctacctatataaatagaagACAACCTACAACAATAGACTTTATTCTTCATAAGaatcccccttaaactaaaagaataagaaaactgaaatttttcccgcctaaatactTTTAACTAGAAATTGGGCCTAACTTTATCTAGATATGTATTAGACCTAATATATGGTCTGTATGTGTTAAAGTATCTTATCAAACACCGCAGCTTTTATAGTTGTGccaaatttatttttttattcattattatctcattagtcaaatatatgtattttaaatgtcgtaaattttctatttaaaacatatgcagattttactcatattattaaaatcagtgtgtgtttttcacttttttatcctttaaattttttactccgtttaaattgttactccgtatattgtaacaaaaattacaaaattagTTAGACAAATTGTTGTATAAGGCGGTCTTATACCATAAGACTATCAATTTAAAGCCCAATCCATATATTCTAATTGTCCAAAGCTTCTACTATATTTTTGACAGCCAAAAAATTTAACCTCCCATTCCCATCATTTGATCAATTTCAGTTTCAGTTACTCTATCCTTTTTTTCTCTTCTCGTACAATCTACATCTCTCATATATTTGATTTCTTCAGTTCCTTCATTTACTATGCATGCTCCATCGTACAATCAGGTTTAATCATTTCATTGGTACACAATTTTACAAACGACCAATATCCATCTTAAGGTACGTTATTTGTGTTTATTTCCTATCTTTTAACTTATACTTGTGGTTAGTCCTTTAAATTTGTAACTTGATTTTTCTAATGTTAAAACTGACTTATTTTAaaattatcataaacaatcttaaGTTATGATATTGATTTATTTTTTGATGATACTCATTAAGTTTAAATAAAAGAGTTGCTAGTGAAATTGTTTTAAAGTTGTATATTCGAGTTTTCAACTTTAAGTTTAAAGTTAAGAACATGCAGTTTTATGTTCAAGGTTATGTTATATTAATATATTGGCGGCTTGCCATTTTATGTCTTTTATGTGTGAGAGTTATAAGAAAATAGAAAATTGGAATTCACTAGGTATATTTATCAAAAGCCAATTACCTTAAATGGAAGAGCATATGCAACAATGCATATggtgtgggttcgagtcccacatTGGCTATCTGAAATATAACTTGTATATTCTCCTTCAAAAACCAAACATAGCTCAAAATAGAAAATTATTTGACAATGGTGACAAGCCGACAATCCAATAACGCCATTAAGTAACTTCAATTAAAAACATCGTGTTACTGTTGTTGAGAACTTGGTTTTGTTAATTGCAAACTcttatgttttattttagtttataaTTGTTTCGTTCAAATTTTAGTAGATAAACTCGAGATGTACATTACACCCTTCAAACCCTATATTTTCTGTACAAAACTCTATATTTTATCTTTAGAACTCTATGCAATTTCAATTAAAACTTTGTTTATAGTCTAACTACGGTTTAAACATCAAGACTTTTATCTATAAATTAAAAACCACACATTTTAAATTAAAGACCAACTTCAATATTTCTATTttgaattccaaaaaaaaaaatcaattttgaCTACCTAAATATATTGTCAGCCATAGTTGAACACTAGTTATTTAAGTTGACAAGCAATTACTTATAACATAAAAACTAATTCTTAAAAGatgaaaacattttttttttaagttaCAGAGGTGGGGTTGAATCCAtgataataatattatataaaaataacataTTAACATATATACTTAAAACTCGAGAAAAACTAAAGTATACTTCAAAAATACCTAGAAATGGTCGAGAACGACCATGAAGACATATCCCTTATAATACACTCCGTATTGTATTTTTCATTGTAAAACTAACTGTTCTTATTTGAAAACTAAGGATTATGATTTTTATACAGCtatgattaatttttgttaagaaagtaaaaaagaaagaaatatatATTTCTAGTGTAGTCTATTAGGAAGTACTCCGTATTTGATTACGAATGTGTGCCATTATTAATCATGAAAAATTAGAGTTTTATACATTAAACAAATTATGATAAGTTAAAAACTAGATGCTTCTAAAACCCTTATAAATGTCTAAACTTCTAAAAATGGGTTGCTTATGAACAGTAGAACAGTGGATTTTGTGCTCCTCACGTGAGGCACAGTTTTTGCACTGTTGCTCTCTATTTTTTCTCAGGCTGCTTTCTTCCTTCTGCTCTTtcattttcctttctctttactACGTCCTCTGCCTTCATTCTCTCTCCATACTCTTCCTGCACTCGGGTTTATCGGAGATTGTAGATCAGTAATTCGTGCATCGGTAATTTATTCTTCacctttttcttttcctttgaattatttgattatttttttGCTCTCCACACTTTTTTCTACTTGTGGTTGGCTTTTGAGATTTAGGGTTTTCATTCCCCTTTTAAACATTAATTTTCCAAATTCTTCATCTGTTCATCATACACCAAATTTGAACTAATTGTAATTTCTGATTTTGATACAAATTCTTCATCATACAATAAAGATAGAACCAATTATTTCTGATTTTGATAATTTCTTACTCGAGTTTTGGTAATTTCTGGAATTACTTTTGATTCTAAATTATTACGAAGAATCGATTATTATCTCATGTCTATCATTCGCTTAATTTCGATTGTATAGCGATGACGCCGTTTTCTCGATATCTAATAGTGGGGTttgcatttaatttatgtttgtcGAATTTGGTAATTCCCGGAGTTatttttgttgctcattttttggACTAACTAAATTAGTTGGAATAGTAATAGCTATTTTGATGATTCAATCCCTGATTGATTGCAGTACTGTTGTTGTTATCAATTGTATCATTGCGCTGTGGCGAGAAATATTTGTGTTGAAATACGTTTTGAGTTTGAGAAATGACGTGATACATGACGAGACAAAATGTGTTAGAGGATACTTAACTCATTTGATGGTGTACTTTAATAATCATTTATTTAGAAGAAATAGGGTCTAATACATGTAAATGAACTTTACGTTGTCTTTTGTGGGATATGTGAGTATGTAATGGGTAATGGAAGTAAATGCTTCAGGACCTCTACTAGCAAGGATCCAAGAACAAAAGCTAATATATGTTCTGGAGTCGAAGTTCTGAGCTTTGTTGTTCTTAGAGCCTGACTTTCAGGAATTGTATAAAATTATGTATCTCTTCCATTTTCGCCTCTATGGGAGAGCCTTTAAGCCGTTCCTCAATTCGAACTGGTAATATGGTGTTAAGCTTTGTACTTAAAGACGGGAATGCATCTACGTCTCTATGTCGTGCGATCTATAATCTATTTGGCTGATCATTATTGCATGAGCTTTACTGCATTATTGCTTTCTCGTCTCTCGTCTCTTATCTTGGTTAAGTGGTTTCTTGGCTTGTATATGATTGCTTTCTTATTCTTATCAAAAACTATATTTTGTAGAGACAAAATCTACCAATGTTGTTGACAGCATGGACACTGATGCTCTTGAGAGGTTTGGTATTCGTGAGGAGAAAAAGTTGTCATTCCTGGGCAAGTAAGTTTGAGCTCAACTTTTAACATCTTACTTCCTTGCTTCAGGTAATGTATCTAATGCTTTTACACTGCCCCATGCTGCCATGTATCTAATGTTGTTGACAGCATGGACACTGATGCTCTTGAGAGGTTTGGTATTCGTGAGGAGAAAAAGTTGTCATTCCTGGGCAAGTAAGTTTGAGCTCAACTTTTAACATCTTACTTCCTTGCTTCAGGTCATGTATCTAATGCTTTTACACTGCCCCATCACATACAGAGATCGCCGGGATGCTAAGAGGAGACTCCCAAGTGATCCACATTATGATCCGAAAACTCTTTACTTGCCCCTTCAATTTCTGAAAAGTCTTACTAGCGGTCAGGTAAGTTATCACTTAATGATCCTCTATAAGAAGTTATGTCTGTCTATTCGAAGTTGTTTGATTTTGAAATGTGTTGCCCTTATGTAGCGACAATGGTGGGAGTTTAAATCAAAGCATATGGACAAAGTTATGTTCTTTAAGGTAGTTCATACTCGAGTCTTTATATCAAATTACCAATCTACTTTCTAGCAATGTCAGTATATTGATGGTAATTTACATGTTTTAGATGGGCAAATTTTACGAGCTTTTCGAAATGGATGCCCATGTTGGCGTGAAAGAACTTGATCTTCAGTACATGAAGGTGCGGATATAGCTTATGTCTTGGCCATGTTCTTAAGTTCCTCTTGTTGAATAGTTTGTCTATTCCTTTTATTCTGAACTAAGTTGCTCTTATTGGCAGGGAGAACAGCCTCATTGCGGGTTCCCAGAAAAGAATTTTTCAGTTAATCTGGAGAAACTAGCAAGAAAGGTCATTGTTCAAATTCATTGTTATTTACATCTAATTAAGTGCTACTTGTTAGGGTTTACTGGCACCTCATTCTTGAATATGAGATTGAAATTGAAGCTTTATTTTTGCTTTCTTCTTTTCGGATTGATAGGGCTATCGAGTATTAGTAGTGGAGCAAACGGAAACTCCGATCATTTGGAGATCCGTAACAAAAAGGAAGGTTCAAAAGATAAGGTTTGGAGGATACGTTGTTTTTTTTACTCAGGTTCAATATCTCATCTGGTTCACATTTTCAGTGTGCACATCTGAGCGCGCATGCCGTATTCGAGTAGCATGGGTTCGACTACTATTGTTGTTCACTCTCACACCACCAAGACCAGGTGCGTCAGCTACATAATTATATTTTCTCAATTCGTTTCCTCCATCAATTTTCTTGGTCTTTGCCACCACTATTTTTTGCCACCATTATTTCTTGGTCAATTGTTGTAATCGCCTTAATTTGAACTTGACCGTCACTGATCGATTGATTTGAAACTTAGTTCACTTTCTTTTGGAAATATTATTGTCTATATACCTTGAATGTTCCGTGCGATGCTTTTTCACATACTGATTTCGTCATAATGCAAATATACAATTCCAGTCAATACCAATCAAATTACAACAAAATTAAAATGAAGCACTGTAAATTGAATTGGAAAAGGATAGGATGTACCTCAACAAAAATTAGGAAATGGTATAGAATTCATTTTAAAAGATGGAATCCTTTTTAGTGAATAGATGGTAAATCTGAGATGGAATACTTACCCAGTTGAGTTGAAACGCTAAATGTGTGCAGAATTAAAGTAGATATAGGTCATTTGAGGTGTGGCTATTGAATTTGTCCTTTAACAAATGGTGTGGCAGGAACCATCAGTGTGTGTGTGAACAttttcttgcatttttttttAACGAATCCAAGTTGTTGTTATCCTTTCAAATGGGACGTTGATCTCTGACTTGGAATTGCTAATTGCATAAACAAGGAGATCCCTTCGCTGTTTAGAGTAAGTGTGGATGGATGATTAGTGAAAATGCCCATTATAGTACCCCATATATATGTTCGCTTTGGCTCTTAATGATTAAATGGAGTTTCATGTGTCTTTTAATTTTTTGTTGGTCAAGTTATTCGTCTATGCACATTCGTAGTTGGAGGACTTTTGAAGGTTCGATCCAACTTCGTTATTCTCCGAGTGGCTCTGATTTGATTTTTTAGTAGAGCCAACTATAGCAGATCCCGAGATTATACtaaaaattttgacggaaatagACCTCAAATTTATACACAGTTGTAAAAACTTGGTTTGGAAGTGATTACTAAAAAGTGTTGACTTGTGAGAAAAGTTCTAAATGCCTACTTAAAACTTAACATCCAGCAATCTTCGATAAGTTTTGGTCGGAAAATTGGCTAGAGGTCTTATTTTTCTTGCCTTAGGCTGAAGTAGTCATTTACTTTGTGTGGGTCGGATTGTGTATATCTTGACGTACCAAATGAGCTAATCTTGGACTAGCTAAGTTGCATTTATCTCAAAATTCCATGAGATTGTTTCTTAACTATAAGATGTGTAGCGTTATATTCGCATACACGCAACT
This sequence is a window from Silene latifolia isolate original U9 population chromosome 8, ASM4854445v1, whole genome shotgun sequence. Protein-coding genes within it:
- the LOC141595352 gene encoding DNA mismatch repair protein MSH6-like; amino-acid sequence: MDTDALERFGIREEKKLSFLGKDRRDAKRRLPSDPHYDPKTLYLPLQFLKSLTSGQRQWWEFKSKHMDKVMFFKMGKFYELFEMDAHVGVKELDLQYMKGEQPHCGFPEKNFSVNLEKLARKGYRVLVVEQTETPIIWRSVTKRKVQKIRFGGYVVFFTQVQYLIWFTFSVCTSERACRIRVAWVRLLLLFTLTPPRPAEKGHYTTRDPIVALKEYLFENNLATEADLKAIEKKQLGFVNR